One genomic segment of Musa acuminata AAA Group cultivar baxijiao chromosome BXJ3-3, Cavendish_Baxijiao_AAA, whole genome shotgun sequence includes these proteins:
- the LOC103978942 gene encoding uncharacterized protein LOC103978942, translating to MSTSSPYDEEHTGTNDGGMEFPAIGDGHFVFEDKNLVFHEDDQVQQELEVQLGEDGQSNVSATVLWKHVVKGKKCGNAHGGSHVFKCKYCHKIYHGTYTRVYAHLMGHKKGESKGIGYCSVVKADKNLQMQIKREVEQVESTPNVVPLKKSKLNACSVATSQGPSLALSYVSPFEQDYSTQDRDDVDSKVVRCLCANGIPFNVLRSPYWEEMVLAISKELGYKSPSYEKANTIFLENERNKIDRELDDFKQKWPLYGISIVSNGWSDIKNQPLINILASNQFGSMFLHALDFVVVEKSQKRISDYMVETIEKVGPCNVVQLITDNSIDCRAASEEVAKVYPYIFWNPCMVHTLYLILKDIINALPWLKQTYKTAKSIVKYILYHSQAVDIFQSFSKLELLKVTAITYASHYITLYLLLDIRESLTAAVLSDRWEFWATFPNIDEKIKLHGNDVKEAVMSENFWVAVQLALSIIRPIYKMIKFTDQDGPIIGEVCDRMDNMLGEIRENLRGREDMYMILEEKVFIRWNKRNVPLQCLAYALTPKYYDEEYLQIPAPGGRKRCPPDQDDEIFDSAVAAICKMHPNVDHQDIVRVQFLSFVEKKGKFSSPVAKRDARNPKINVLQWWKFHGGDTKELRDVAFKVLSQSISSLSVERPWSTYSYIRGAKRHELNSHRADDLAYVHSNLRLLSRFSSSYKYGPHRKWDVNPELPLVDESALQWEDLCFMGLDDDDALLKQASHSSIPIQELLRIIEDVPSSNNQNGEQSQITSSVRTGGVRGGQAGITGRIDPKGKTKKFL from the exons ATGTCTACTAGTTCTCCTTATGATGAAGAGCATACAGGCACCAATGATGGTGGAATGGAGTTCCCAGCCATTGGGGATGGACACTTTGTCTTCGAGGATAAAAATTTGGTTTTTCATGAAGATGATCAAGTTCAACAGGAACTTGAGGTACAGTTGGGTGAGGATGGTCAATCTAATGTTAGTGCGACTGTGTTATGGAAACATGTTGTCAAGGGAAAAAAATGTGGAAATGCTCATGGTGGTTCTCATGTTTTTAAGTGTAAATACTGCCACAAAATATATCATGGAACCTACACACGTGTTTATGCACATTTGATGGGCcataaaaaaggagaaagcaAGGGAATTGGATATTGTTCTGTTGTAAAAGCAGACAAAAATCTACAAATGCAGATAAAGAGAGAAGTTGAGCAAGTTGAGAGTACACCAAACGTTGTTCCTCTGAAGAAGTCAAAGCTCAATGCATGTTCAGTGGCAACTTCACAAGGGCCTTCTTTAGCCTTATCCTATGTAAGTCCTTTTGAGCAGGATTACTCAACACAGGACAGAGATGATGTTGATTCTAAGGTAGTACGCTGTTTGTGTGCTAATGGCATCCCTTTCAATGTTCTGCGATCACCATATTGGGAAGAAATGGTATTGGCAATTAGTAAAGAATTGGGATATAAAAGCCCATCATATGAGAAAGCAAATACTATCTTTTTAGAAAATGAACGAAATAAGATTGACAGAGAATTGGATGACTTCAAGCAGAAGTGGCCCCTTTATGGGATTTCAATTGTTTCAAATGGTTGGAGTGacatcaaaaatcaacctttgatAAACATATTggcttcaaaccagtttggatccATGTTTTTACATGCCCTTGACTTTGTAGTAGTTGAGAAGTCTCAGAAAAGAATTTCTGATTATATGGTAGAAACAATTGAAAAGGTGGGACCATGTAATGTTGTTCAGTTGATCACAGACAATTCTATTGATTGCAGAGCTGCAAGCGAAGAAGTGGCAAAAGTGTATCCTTACATATTTTGGAATCCTTGCATGGTTCACACTTTATATTTGATACTGAAGGATATTATAAATGCTCTTCCTTGGCTTAAGCAGACATATAAAACTGCAAAAAGTATAGTCAAATATATCTTATATCATTCCCAAGCTGTAGATATTTTCCAAAGCTTTTCAAAATTAGAGTTGCTAAAAGTTACAGCCATAACATATGCTTCACACTATATCACTCTTTATCTTCTACTTGACATAAGAGAATCTCTGACAGCTGCTGTCTTGTCAGATCGATGGGAATTCTGGGCTACCTTTCCAAATATAGATGAGAAAATAAAACTTCATGGGAATGATGTGAAGGAAGCAGTCATGTCTGAGAACTTTTGGGTAGCAGTACAGTTGGCCTTATCTATAATCAGACCAATATACAAAATGATCAAATTTACTGATCAAGATGGTCCCATTATTGGTGAAGTATGTGATAGAATGGATAATATGTTGGGAGAAATTAGAGAAAATCTGAGAGGACGAGAGGATATGTATATGATTTTGGAAGAGAAGGTCTTCATTAGATGGAACAAGAGAAATGTTCCATTACAATGCTTGGCCTATGCTCTCACCCCAAAGTATTACGATGAAGAGTACCTTCAAATTCCTGCACCAGGAGGTAGGAAGAGATGCCCTCCAG ATCAAGATGACGAGATATTTGATAGTGCTGTTGCTGCAATATGTAAAATGCACCCAAATGTTGATCATCAAGACATTGTTCGTGTGCAATTCCTGtcctttgtcgaaaagaaggggaaGTTCTCCTCTCCAGTAGCCAAGAGAGATGCCAGAAATCCCAAAATCAATGTTTTGCAGTGGTGGAAGTTTCATGGAGGTGATACAAAAGAGCTAAGAGATGTGGCCTTTAAAGTTCTTTCACAATCAATCAGCTCTTTGTCTGTTGAGAGACCATGGAGTACTTATAGCTACATCCGTGGTGCAAAAAGACATGAACTTAATTCACATCGTGCTGACGATCTGGCATATGTACATTCTAACTTGAGATTGTTGTCCAG GTTTAGTTCAAGTTATAAATATGGCCCTCACAGGAAATGGGATGTAAACCCTGAACTTCCTCTAGTGGATGAATCTGCTTTACAATGGGAGGATTTATGCTTCATGGGTCTTGATGACGATGATGCATTGTTGAAACAAGCTTCTCACTCTAGTATTCCAATACAAGAGCTTTTGAGGATCATTGAGGATGTTCCTTCCAGCAACAATCAAAATGGTGAACAAAGTCAAATAACCAGTTCTGTTCGTACAGGTGGAGTGAGAGGAGGCCAAGCTGGCATTACCGGTAGGATTGATCCAAAGGGGAAAACAAAAAAATTCTTGTGA